ATCCTCTGTTTGTAATGTTGAACTTGAAGTGGTGGTAGCTTGTAGTAATGTGGAACTTGTTATGTTGGTGAACTTGGAGTGGTGGTAGCTCTATGTTGAACTTGATCCTCTTGTATGTCTTAGTTATGTTGAACTTGGAGTGGTGGTAGCTCTATGTTGAACTTGAAGTCATTGGTTGTCTTAGCAATGTTGAACTTGTTGTCTTAATAATGTTCAACTGTGACTGAAATGTTAAACTTAAAGATCTTGACTGCTTATTCTAGGAAATGTTGAACTGTGCCTGAAAATGACCCAGTTTGCAAGTTACAACCGCTGTAGCGCCTAGGGCGTTGCACTGCTCAGTGTGGCGCCTCCAGGCTAGGCGCTGCAGCGGCTGTAACTTGCAAATGTTTTGTTTGCTCTCTGTTTATCTCATCCCAGAAGTGCAACGCctcagagctaggcgctgcactgtacagTGTGACGCCTAGCTCTGAGGCGTTGCACGCCTAGGATGAGCTAAACAGAGAGCAAACAAAGTGTTTGCAAGTTACANNNNNNNNNNNNNNNNNNNNNNNNNNNNNNNNNNNNNNNNNNNNNNNNNNNNNNNNNNNNNNNNNNNNNNNNNNNNNNNNNNNNNNNNNNNNNNNNNNNNNNNNNNNNNNNNNNNNNNNNNNNNNNNNNNNNNNNNNNNNNNNNNNNNNNNNNNNNNNNNNNNNNNNNNNNNNNNNNNNNNNNNNNNNNNNNNNNNNNNNNNNNNNNNNNNNNNNNNNNNNNNNNNNNNNNNNNNNNNNNNNNNNNNNNNNNNNNNNNNNNNNNNNNNNNNNNNNNNNNNNNNNNNNNNNNNNNNNNNNNNNNNNNNNNNNNNNNNNNNNNNNNNNNNNNNNNNNNNNNNNNNNNNNNNNNNNNNNNNNNNNNNNNNNNNNNNNNNNNNNNNNNNNNNNNNNNNNNNNNNNNNNNNNNNNNNNNNNNNNNNNNNNNNNNNNNNNNNNNNNNNNNNNNNNNNNNNNNNNNNNNNNNNNNNNNNNNNNNNNNNNNNNNNNNNNNNNNNNNNNNNNNNNNNNNNNNNNNNNNNNNNNNNNNNNNNNNNNNNNNNNNNNNNNNNNNNNNNNNTTGTTTGCTCTCTGTTTAGCTCATCCCAGGAGTGCAACGCctcagagctaggcgctgcactgtacagTGTGACGCCTAGCTCTGAGGCGTTGCACGCCTGGGATGAGCTAAACAGAGAGCAAACAAAGTGTTTACAAGTTACAGCCGCTGCAGCACCTAATCTGAAGGCGCCACACTGAACAGTGCAACGCGGCGCCTAGCTCTGAGGTATTGCACTCCTGGGATGAGCTAAACAGAGAGCAAACAAAACGTTTGCAAGTTACAACCGCTGCAGCGCCTAGCCTGGAGGCGCCACACTGAGCAGTGCAACGCCCTGGAGCTAGGCGTTGCACTTGTACTTAGCGAATTTTTTGGCATATGCACACATATTCCGATGATGTGAAGTAGGATTGATACATAGCAAGCAAAGAATTGTGAAGACAACATATGCACAAAGTACTTCACGACACATAGTAGTTCACAACCAAATCGAGGAGGAGAGATAGTAGTTCATGACACATAGTAGTTCACAACCAAATCAAAGAGCATAGTTTAGAGGATAACACGATCATCGTCCACAAGCAAGTTGAAGATGACATAGCTCTATTGTGTAGAGTAAggcccctttcccttcttcttcttcctctcttcttcctcttcctcctcccttttcCTTATGAGGTGGGCCTCCTTAACCATCCTCTCCATGAATATTTGATTCTCCCTCTCTTTTTTTCAGCTGCAATTGCTCAAAGCTTCATGGTTCCTTCTTCAAAATCCTTTTGACGCTTCTTCTGTGCCTCCTCACATTTCCTCACCAACGCTTGCTCCCTAGCGCGCATCGCATTTGACGCTCTCTCTTTTGCCTTCCTCTTCTCctcaagctcctcttccttcttcttctttagcTTGGTTGCATCCTCCTCTCTAAGCTTCTTCGCAGCCTTCTCCCACCATCCCGCCATCTCATCTTCGCCATCCTCCTTCACTGTTGGTTTGTTGGGTTGGGAAGCCGCCATACCTACAATGAGTGAAACATAATGGTTAGTAAAGACAATAAGAACAAATGGAAGCACATGTAAAACAAGAAcatatgaaaaagaagaacataTGAAAAACAAGAACATATGAAACATTATAGTTAGTGTGAGCAACAATGTGAGCAACAATGGCCTCCCGCAAGAGAAATCACATTGTGTTAACGACACCTTGAAAGCCCGACCTCCATGTTGCCGGCCATCATTTGTGGTTCCTCCTGGCTCTTTCACTTCGTACTTCCACTCTTCGTTGTCATATAATATAGCTTCTTCTGAGTCCGCCTTCCGTGATTGAAATTCTAACCATTCATCAACCTTGGGTGGAAACTTGTACTTGTACTTGCGCGGGTTCTCACCCGTTATCTGTGCATCAGTTTCCATTGAGTACTTTAGAAAGTACACATTCATCTTATCAAATGTGTATCGAACTATTGTCGTCACGGGTAATCCACGTGCATCTTTGAGCACCCTATTGAAGCATTCGGCCATATTGCTTATCATTTGACCGTATctccggccatcttcatcaaaAGCACGTGTCCACTTGTTTCGGTGTTGAATGTGCCTATTGATAAAGTCTTGACCCCCGGTTTTTTGTGTGTGAGCAATTTGTTCAACAAAGTGGCGAACCGCTTCTCAgagaaagcgagacaacaatcttgaagatcatcggccaactccttaaggccgcatgccctatagaagttcgaacaaaaagtgcctcatgcaccatcgatggtgcaacggAGCATGCCCGAGAATGTCAATCTCCACCGCGTTAAGAATTCCTGGATgccgatccgatatgacacaaatttccctttgagcgggtaacaccttcgtcctcaaaagacgcaaaaaccactcccagttgtcattgttctccgcctcaaccaaagcaaatgccaatggcaacacccggttattggcatcacttgctatcgcaaccaacaaggtgcccttgtattgtccggtcaagagcgtgccatcaatggcgatgaccggcctacagtgttcgaaagccctcatgcattgctcgaacgcccaaaatgcacggccaaaaACTCGGACTTTCCTTCCTTCATGAACCgttgtttggtgcccatgaggctcgaccacatgaaccatgcccgggtttgtggcggccatggctaacaacaacctagggattcggttgtatgcttcctcccaagtaccatacaacatcttaaatgcggcttgcttcgccttccatgccttgccgtacttcaccttgtaatgaaagatggctttcacaaggtcaatgacatgttggacgctcattgttggaagtgtggatattgagttcgagagcctgtaagcgatgaactcggacgtgagttgtctgcggtcttgggacacaatcttgccatccacccttttgcctcggcacatgtgagttggcacacaactcactacgtgccaagtgggacctcctttccatggtcttgcacGCATAATCCACAGATatatttcatcttcacatgcacatgcaaccgtgtagcgcacattgacgtccgagtgcaccaccttgtgtggacgataatgcgtaaccgagtagttgttgagccacatcttcaattccaagaaggtttCGAACTTAGACCCTTTAGCAATCCGGTTCTTGTCGTCTCCCAAATCACGGTGAGAGCTTGGCCTAACCCCAAGAGATATAGAtttgccaccatccacaacggcttcatccgcgagactaacatccttgaacaatggtgtcttgtgatcccgaCCGAATACCTTCTCGAAAGCTTCGTCCTCCTTCACcatgaacccctcctcatcaacttgttCACCGGGACCTTCGTCATCCGaatccgatgcatatgcacgggaaaaagggatggaatgGTACATTATCTCTTGCAAATGATAtttgtcgagatcacccacattgttgtcatggagatcaacttcattgtcatcgtctgcatactcatcattgtcctcttgcaaagcttcatcttggttgtttgtaaacgggctcaatgttggcctcacttcttgggtcaaaagaggttcaatttcatctcgcttcaagggtggggggctactagcaaccaaaggggagggtttccggttcaagtccaaatgcaaacttgaatcaaccttcttcgttgcaaataactcaagagccttgtcaagTGATTCGGCCACTGTTTCCTTGTATGTAACCCAACGTTGCTCCGAGttgacacgcattgtcttccaatggatgtgcattccaaaacctacattatgccttccctccaactcaacgatatcactagggcccatccaattcaaatctttcctcacttgttgcaagagctccgcatagctaggactactatcaaacaccatgttaagctcatccgggtccggttcaatattgcctttcaagaaggcgtctttgtccccatgatgaacaaacacacatgttcttcccatccctataAGCATTCAAACAACACAACGTAACATTGCTTCCATGAGTACTAATTTAAGGATTAACACAGAATACAAACCCTAAAATATATATCAAAcaacaaccctaaccctaaccataaccctaaccctaaccctaacaataacaataaccctaaccctaaccataaccctagcaccaacataagaaaacccataagaataaccctaacatactaacaaagcctaatcataggaaattggcaaacaaagatctcacatctccatgcaaacctctagatccaaacaaaactagggtttccccaaccTAGCAACATATGAGCAATTAGATAACATTACTTGGATCAAAACAAGGGGATCGGAGaagattaccttgagggagggtttgacttcgaaatccacggacaaattcttcaaatttgcaagatttgggagaggatttgagagggggagagagtgggagagggggcaaagctcgggttggggtgtgtggggtgggggagtgggggaggggggCCCAGCCCCTATCtaagtcacagtgcagcgcccgacggctaggcgctgcacattacatgtgtggcacctagctcggaggcgctgcactgctgggtgcgggcccaggGGCTGCCACGGTGGACTGGCGTGCAACGCCCCCGAGCTGGGGGTTACACCGTAGGATGTGGCGCCTGCGTAGCGAgcgctacacaaaagggtcaggggagtgaaatagtttcacgggcagttcattctgtgaattgatttcgtccaaaggtcaaaattgtcaaatttgccccTAGGGCTACCTGCTGGGCATGCCCTGATTTGCTCTGATGAAAGCTGGTAGCATGCAAGTGACAAGGAATCAAGGATAATGTACCTCCGAAAGGACAATGACAAAGTAAGTCCGTGCTCACAAGTCACAAGGGCGGTCTCCATTTGAAGTGAAGTGTATTTTGCTCATTATTCCTCAATGGAACATAAAGTTTGGTACATGGAACTCAATAATCCTCTAGTCTTGGCCGTTTAGCAGTTGCAATTTACAAACTTACACACGACCTTAATGGGTGTCAGTCACCACTCACCAATGTGGGCAATCTTCAGAACAAGGCTTCAAATGTAGTCGATTATATACAGCTTCTGCATGATAATTCTCCGCGCACAATGAGTCAGGCACATAATCAACTCCGAGCACAAGAAAATAAGAAATGTATTCacatggcagatggacatcaaagaATCAACCTGCTGCATGGATTAGACAGACGAATTTGCTTCAGAAAACTGGTGTTGGACTTGATGTGCCCTCCTTGCAGGCATTATTGAGGACCGAGACAGAATTATCGAAAGCAAAAGTCCAACCACATAAGAATGGTACTTGGATGCATGCACTGTACCTCGCTCTTCAATCTTTCGGATGAGCTAGCAAAGAATACCAGAGCTGTTTTGTTGTCTTTCAGCATCCTGACCCTTTAAATTATGTTGGGAGTTCAGAAATATGTAGGTCGCTGGTATTGTGGATGTTCAGAAAAATGAGAAGCATTGGACCCATCTGACAATGAAATGGATGGAGGTAAGCAATCGTATTTTGATGCAATATCAGGACTATGTATCACAAAAATCACCCCACAGCTTGAAGTAGAATACCCTGAAGAGGTTATCTTCTAGTACTGGTGATAATTGATGGCAGAATTCCAGGACAGGCGGTGTATGTGAATGTAGTTGTTCATTTCCATAATACTATTTTGTTGGTGACTATTACCAGGCAACTGTACCTAACGACAGATGAGAGTTTGTTACCAATATTCCAGACAAGAACACTTGCCATCTTTAAAATGGTGAAAACGGTGCTTATCCCTGACAACAATCTCCCGATTCTCCACAGCTGACATAaacttgatggcgagatggcaatCCCCGCATATCCTCAGGTTTTTTATTACTCTGATAGGAGTGGTGCTCCCAACGCTCATCATGAGCCCATATGCTACTGCCAATTTTTCACTGTGATATCTAAGtgcaccctctctctcctcctcttcTAACTCATGCAGAACTGACTCAGTTTCAGGCATGTAGCCAGCAGCACTAATCCTATGAATCAGTTCTTCCAAGTACTGGTAAATCTCTGTAGTCTGTGGATGAGACTTTTCACCCATGCGAAATAAATGGGAAGTACCTCCTAGCTCAATCAAGCTGAATCCTATCTGCTTCTTCAATCTTCTCTTAATCATGGTATTCCTCACCTTCTCAACATGGTGCATTTTACCAGACAGAGCATAAATATTAGAAAGCAAAACATGGTAGGATGGATTCTCAGGTTCGAGAGCAATCAATCGCTCAGCCACCTCCACCCCAAGAATAAAATTCTTGTGCATCTTGCATGCCCCAAGTACTGCTGTCCAAACTTCAGGCCCTGGCTCTCCAGGCATATAATCACTTATAAATTGCATTGCTTCATCAAGAAGTCCAGCCCTTCCAAACATATCAACCATAGAACAATAGTGCTCGACACGAGGGACCAGTCCATAGATCCTCTTCATGCAGTCAAAAGCATCACGACCCTCCATGACTAACCCAGCGTGTGCACATGCAGATAGAACAGCAACAAACGTGACATGATTGGGTGGCGGCCCCTCGcgtctcatcaaatggaacagcttGATCGCCTCATGACCATGGCCGTGCATTCCATATCCAGCGATCATGGAAGTCCATGTAACCACATTCCGCTCCTGGAGCGCATCGAACCATCTGCGAGCTTTGTCCACAACACCACACCTGGCATACATGTTCACAAGAGCAGAGCCAAGAAACACACTGATGTCCATTCTTTCAGAAACAATACGTTTCTCCACTTCACGCCCCAAGTCCAGTGCACCAGCCTGTGCGCAAGCAGAGAGCGTGGCTACAAACGTCATGGAGTCAGGCACCGCCTTCGCCGCCTGCATCTCCCTATACACCTCGATCCCCCGCTCGGCAAGCCCATTCTGTTCGTACCCAGAAATCATCGCGTTCCAAGCGACAACACCTCTATCACGAATTGCATCGAACAGCTTGCGTGCAACACCCAGTTGGCCGCACTTGGAATACAGCACAAGAAGCGACGTCAGCACGAAACGGTCCGAGCCAAACCCGAGGACGATGGAGTGCGCGTGGATGGCCGTGCCGGTTCGGATGGCGGACAGGTCGGCGCAGGCCTTGGCGACGGCGGTGAAGGTGAAACTGGAGAAAGGAAGGGCGGCGGAGAGGAGGCTGCGGTAGAAGGCAATAGCGGCGACCGGGAGGCCGTGGTGCGCGGCCGCACGCGTGagggaggagaagaggaaggagtCGGGTGCGGGGTGGGAGGTCGCGAGGAGGTGCGCGTACGGGGCGGCGCCAGCTGCGACGGCGAGCGTGGCCAGCTTGGTGATGAAGGGGAGGGAGCGACTGTGGCCTGTGACGATGATGCGCGCGTGAGCTTGTTTCAGAGCGCCAGCACgagggccggcgaggaggagcgagCTGTATTCCGGCGAGGGGTGGTGGGAGTCCATCCCGGAGGGCTGGAAGCTTGGAACTGAATTGAGGAATTGAATATTTCCTTTCGGGCGGGAGCTGGTAAATACACACACCGATGGAAGGGTTCGCTTGAGCAACTAGATATCCCCTTCTCAACATGGTGAACCAAAATATTTCAATAAGATTTTTTTGTAGGGAATTTCAATAAGATGTATGGAATACAAAATTTTAGATTAATAACACATGAACCAAAAATTTAAATACATGCAACTTATTATATTTGATTGTGTATATTGGCAAAATGTTTATTGAATATAGGTAGAATAATAGAATGACAAATATTTTCCCATGCATGGTCTCAAGTGCAATAAGAGAGGGAGGAAAAGAAGGGTGAAAGGTTTAACGGCTACATGGAGATACAACCCAAGTGgagagaaagagggagagagagaaggggggTTGTCGTTGAGGTGAAAGGCAACAAAGACCAAGCAAACTAGGCTCACAAGGTTTCTCGAGGATTTCAAAGGTCATGTTTACCGACACTAGCACCATCATGGAGGCGAACCAATAGAAATGGATCAATACTGTGCGTACCAACATCAATGAGCGTAACTCCAGAATTTGATCATGCGATCAAATTGTGCTTGATTACTAGACTATGTTTGATTCAACTTGTGTGAACTTGGAACGCTATGTTGCTTGCTTTTTAAAAATTATTTGTGGAAATGTTTGTGATAAAATATTTATTTTTCAAGTTGTTTTATTTGGCGGGAATGGATCAAATATACTGAAAAATGATAATTTAAACAAAACTGATGGACAAGACGGGATTCACTTGGATACCATGGTATAAGGTGTCCCCAGAAAATGAAAAAATGCGGTGGTTTCTTTGGAGATGCCCTTCCATCCCGAACTTCAAAAAACTAATTTCATTCACTTCACACAATTGTGATTCCTCAAGCAACTATTTTCTCAGTTTATCTATAGAAGAGACAACGATGAAAGAGAGTAGCGCAACCCGGGTTGCTTCAGGGGTGATGGGGAGGGAGGGTGGGGGTGAGATTTTTTGTTTGGGTCGCCGGTTGAATTAGGCGACGATTGAGCTCAAGACCGGACACCATAACCGACCGCATCATCGAATCTCACCGGAGATGGTGACGACGCGACTCGCCATGACATAAATGCAGAGGAGGGCTGGACCTAGATAGGTTCCGGTCTAGGCGGCAacgtgaggaggaggaagaagaagagtagcaTTCCTTAGATTCATTTTCAACTTTTCTAGTCAACACTTACTAGGTGGTTCCTTCATTGGACATGGACACAGACGCGGATTTGATGAACATGGTTTCACGCCCACCCTTTAtaaatagtaaattcaaaaaagtactagaaaaataaataaacaatCAAATTTTTTATAACATACATAGTCGACCGCTTTAGTTTCGCGTGATGTTTAAAAAAATGACAAATTGAAACTTTATTAGAAAATATCGTTTGATGAATGGTAAGGTCTCAATTGTATTTTGTTCAccgagggcatctccaacgctgatcCTCAAACCGCTCGCATCCGTCCGGATCGCGTTGTTCGGACCGTGAAAGCCATCCAACGCGAGTCTGTATCGGTCCGCCGAGCGGTTAGGACGTGTTTTCTCCCGCAACTTGGAGACAACGTGGGGAGGGGGGTTGCGGGAGTCCGAACATCAGACATGTAAGACTCCGACACCCCTGGCCCACCCAATCCCCCTCACAGTCCCATTTCATTCCACTCAATCCCTTCTCCTCCTTACTTTGCATCTGCACCTTTCACCTCCGTTGCCGCTACTGCACGTCTCCGGCCGGCATAGGGGCATTGTCGGACATCTGCAACTAGCACCAACACCCCGGCTCGCTAATACGGCGACATTGTCCACCCTGGAGCCTTTTGCATCCCAGGTACACTCTGCGCCCTTTAGACGACCTCCATGGCAGACGCCACGCTCGGCAGGTGTTGggtcaaatgccattgagcttattttcGAATGCTATGACATTTCTTAGAGTACGATGGATGGCGAGCTACTCgaccatggaggatgagttgttgtgcgatgcgtgGTTGGCCGTATCCACAGATTTTGTAGACAGGAGCAGAGGGAGGACCTTCTGGCAGCAAATGCATGAATCGTTTTATGCACGAAAGCACATTAGGCTCTATGGCATATACACCATTTAGCAACGAGATGTGAGGTTGTTATCATGTCGCTGATACGCTATCCAGACTAGCGCCACCAAGTTCTATAACGTGGTTCGTCAACTGgaggcaaggtggccattgcaCGCAGCAGAGGATGAGATCGTAAGTTTTGTTTCCTCTTactcaacttgttgattgattcGTTCACTCAATGTTGGTGTGCACATTGTGTAGCCCGCACGCGCTGCCGTGATGAACCACAAGATAGCCACTGACCAttttgttgggttctacggtagggtgcttcgactgcaaattaaaattttcctacacgtagaacaaccaagaacatgctacgggagatggatcatagttcgttaccactagacgcgcagtgccgtgcagcggaagaagagttggggcagcgcgtccgcgtggatcgtctcctcctcgtccgatctccctcgtacagtcggtagtcggttcccacgtacaggttcgccggagcggcg
The Triticum dicoccoides isolate Atlit2015 ecotype Zavitan chromosome 3A, WEW_v2.0, whole genome shotgun sequence genome window above contains:
- the LOC119269069 gene encoding pentatricopeptide repeat-containing protein At2g33760-like, with translation MDSHHPSPEYSSLLLAGPRAGALKQAHARIIVTGHSRSLPFITKLATLAVAAGAAPYAHLLATSHPAPDSFLFSSLTRAAAHHGLPVAAIAFYRSLLSAALPFSSFTFTAVAKACADLSAIRTGTAIHAHSIVLGFGSDRFVLTSLLVLYSKCGQLGVARKLFDAIRDRGVVAWNAMISGYEQNGLAERGIEVYREMQAAKAVPDSMTFVATLSACAQAGALDLGREVEKRIVSERMDISVFLGSALVNMYARCGVVDKARRWFDALQERNVVTWTSMIAGYGMHGHGHEAIKLFHLMRREGPPPNHVTFVAVLSACAHAGLVMEGRDAFDCMKRIYGLVPRVEHYCSMVDMFGRAGLLDEAMQFISDYMPGEPGPEVWTAVLGACKMHKNFILGVEVAERLIALEPENPSYHVLLSNIYALSGKMHHVEKVRNTMIKRRLKKQIGFSLIELGGTSHLFRMGEKSHPQTTEIYQYLEELIHRISAAGYMPETESVLHELEEEEREGALRYHSEKLAVAYGLMMSVGSTTPIRVIKNLRICGDCHLAIKFMSAVENREIVVRDKHRFHHFKDGKCSCLEYW